One genomic segment of Amycolatopsis sp. Hca4 includes these proteins:
- a CDS encoding PTS sugar transporter subunit IIA encodes MSVPIILAGHGRLPSGVGEAAEMILGPQSRLKVCELSPRDSPEEFGARVLALAGDAPGVLVLADLHGGSPFNAVRTLAAGHARLQLVSGLNLPMLLEVLLHTTDDVTELAGVARAAGRDGVVDVLESTW; translated from the coding sequence ATGTCCGTTCCGATCATCCTCGCCGGCCACGGCCGGCTGCCCTCCGGCGTCGGGGAAGCCGCGGAAATGATCCTCGGCCCGCAGTCGCGGCTGAAGGTCTGCGAGCTGAGCCCGCGCGACAGCCCGGAGGAGTTCGGCGCCCGCGTGCTCGCGCTGGCCGGCGACGCCCCCGGCGTGCTGGTGCTGGCCGACCTGCACGGCGGTTCGCCGTTCAACGCCGTCCGCACGCTCGCCGCCGGGCACGCGCGCCTGCAGCTGGTCTCGGGCCTGAACCTGCCGATGCTGCTGGAGGTCCTGCTGCACACGACCGACGACGTCACCGAGCTCGCGGGGGTGGCCCGCGCGGCCGGCCGCGACGGCGTCGTCGACGTCCTGGAATCGACCTGGTGA
- a CDS encoding PTS system mannose/fructose/sorbose family transporter subunit IID: MLVALALTLWAIYCTYDGLGPFLIYAQRPLIAGSVAGLIVGHPLLGLLVGATLELAALGVYTYGGATIPDYQTGAIVGTALAAGAAGAPAAQAAIGIGVGLPAAILLSALDPVGKMVTTALVHRADGYAADGNARGLAMIHWVSLVPWVAVRAVPTFLAALAASGGLVKDITASIPAGFVQGMTLAGSLLPAVGFALLLGMMELSRYWYLLLIGFVGFAYLKLPVLGIALIGVAVAMLFVTLKRDEPVLAVPEAAADEPAPDPRLTKQDLRRAFRRYFWSSQISWNYERMQALGFAYSMEPVLRRLYPEKADYVAGLQRHLQFFNTSVLVGGPLILGSSVALEEAGTPKSAASTKVALMGPMAGIGDTVVFALYNSIVFTMGASWALQGNWLGPAFAAVMVLVPYALIRRWQFGFAYREGKRLAGHLAAGALARVAQGATVLGFVVLGGFIPSIVKVVTTLTYRQTTTVQGQPVTQSVAIQDRLDELLPSLLPVLVTAGVYLLTVKARLRPVWVIGTVVVAGVVLGWLGWFAPSAPAKS; encoded by the coding sequence ATGCTCGTCGCGTTGGCCCTGACCCTCTGGGCGATCTACTGCACTTATGACGGGCTCGGCCCGTTCCTCATCTATGCCCAGCGCCCGCTGATCGCCGGCTCGGTGGCCGGGCTGATCGTCGGGCACCCGCTGCTCGGCCTGCTGGTCGGCGCCACGCTGGAGCTCGCCGCCCTCGGCGTCTACACCTACGGCGGCGCGACCATCCCGGATTACCAGACCGGCGCGATCGTCGGCACCGCGCTGGCCGCGGGCGCCGCCGGTGCCCCGGCCGCGCAGGCCGCGATCGGTATCGGTGTCGGGCTGCCCGCGGCCATCCTGCTCTCGGCGCTCGACCCGGTCGGCAAGATGGTCACCACCGCGCTGGTGCACCGCGCCGACGGCTACGCCGCCGACGGCAACGCGCGCGGCCTGGCGATGATCCACTGGGTCAGCCTGGTCCCGTGGGTGGCGGTGCGCGCGGTGCCGACGTTCCTCGCCGCGCTCGCCGCGTCCGGCGGGCTGGTCAAGGACATCACCGCGAGCATCCCGGCCGGGTTCGTCCAGGGCATGACGCTGGCCGGCTCGCTGCTGCCGGCGGTCGGCTTCGCGCTGCTGCTCGGGATGATGGAGCTGTCGCGGTACTGGTACCTGCTGCTCATCGGGTTCGTCGGGTTCGCCTACCTGAAGCTGCCGGTGCTCGGGATCGCGCTGATCGGCGTGGCGGTCGCGATGCTGTTCGTGACGCTCAAGCGCGACGAGCCGGTGCTCGCCGTCCCCGAAGCCGCCGCCGACGAACCCGCCCCGGACCCGCGGCTGACCAAGCAGGACCTGCGGCGGGCGTTCCGGCGGTACTTCTGGTCGAGCCAGATCTCCTGGAACTACGAGCGGATGCAGGCGCTCGGCTTCGCGTACTCGATGGAGCCGGTGCTGCGCCGGCTGTACCCGGAGAAGGCCGACTACGTCGCCGGCCTCCAGCGGCACCTGCAGTTCTTCAACACCTCGGTGCTCGTCGGCGGCCCGCTGATCCTCGGCTCCAGCGTCGCGCTCGAAGAGGCGGGCACGCCGAAGTCGGCGGCGAGCACCAAGGTCGCGCTGATGGGGCCGATGGCCGGCATCGGCGACACCGTCGTCTTCGCGCTGTACAACAGCATCGTCTTCACCATGGGTGCGTCGTGGGCGCTGCAGGGCAACTGGCTCGGCCCCGCGTTCGCCGCGGTGATGGTGCTCGTGCCGTACGCGCTGATCCGGCGCTGGCAGTTCGGGTTCGCCTACCGCGAGGGCAAGCGGCTGGCCGGGCACCTCGCCGCCGGCGCGCTCGCCAGGGTCGCCCAGGGGGCGACCGTGCTCGGGTTCGTCGTCCTCGGCGGGTTCATCCCGTCGATCGTCAAGGTCGTCACCACGCTGACCTACCGGCAGACCACCACGGTCCAGGGGCAGCCGGTGACGCAGTCGGTGGCGATCCAGGACCGGCTCGACGAGCTGCTCCCGTCCCTGCTCCCGGTGCTCGTCACCGCCGGGGTGTACCTGCTGACGGTCAAGGCGCGGCTGCGGCCGGTCTGGGTCATCGGCACCGTCGTCGTGGCCGGGGTCGTCCTGGGGTGGCTCGGCTGGTTCGCGCCATCGGCCCCGGCGAAGAGTTAG
- a CDS encoding PTS sugar transporter subunit IIB has translation MAGAHVRIDNRLIHGQVTVAWTRRLGVRRLVVCNDDVAADDLQRMLLPQAARGLPTDVLTVEATLAGEAGAEVMIVVKDPADAFRLVEGGLRPEVVNVGNVAPRPGPAYTMVTRSVAVTADEADAYRKLAAAGVPLVTQLLPQDKPAEFVPLLDRKGL, from the coding sequence ATGGCGGGGGCACACGTCCGGATCGACAACCGGCTCATCCACGGTCAGGTCACCGTCGCCTGGACCCGCCGCCTCGGCGTGCGCCGGCTGGTGGTCTGCAACGACGACGTCGCCGCCGACGACCTCCAGCGGATGCTGCTCCCGCAGGCCGCGCGGGGACTGCCCACCGACGTGCTGACGGTCGAGGCCACCCTGGCCGGCGAGGCCGGCGCGGAGGTCATGATCGTCGTCAAGGACCCGGCGGACGCCTTCCGCCTGGTCGAGGGCGGCCTGCGGCCCGAGGTGGTCAACGTCGGCAACGTCGCGCCCCGGCCGGGCCCCGCCTACACCATGGTCACCCGGTCGGTCGCGGTCACCGCGGACGAAGCCGACGCCTACCGCAAGCTGGCCGCCGCGGGCGTCCCGCTGGTCACCCAGCTGCTGCCTCAGGACAAGCCCGCCGAATTCGTCCCGCTGCTCGACCGGAAAGGGCTCTAG